A stretch of DNA from Besnoitia besnoiti strain Bb-Ger1 chromosome II, whole genome shotgun sequence:
AGTGTATATTCTGCCCGTTAGTTGCGCTTCTGGCGGCGGCAGTCTTCAGCTGAAGATTCttgcgccgcgagagaccCTCTTTTAGGCAGTGCCTCTGCATACGCAGAATCGAAGCTGCTAAgctgcccgcgagcgcgcggtcGATAGGACGAGACAGAGCGAGAACGCACCGATCTGCCAATTTCCAGACGCAGAACGACGAATATTCCTTGTTTCCTGTTGGTATTCCGTCCTCTTTTTCCTCGCGTATCTTCCCACGGCATTTGCGTGCCGGCTCCAGACCTTCACCCGCTGAAGTTTCGTTTGCAAACGgactcgcgggcgcgagaggggAATCGTTTTCGTCCTACTGGCCATACTATCATGCCCGGTTCAGCTGTCTGCTTGAGCGATTGTCTGGTGTTTTTTCTACCGTTGTGTGTAGTGTATCAACAAGGTAAACTCTCTTTCTGTGTCCCAACTTCTTCTTGTCGCGCTTCGCGCCCAGTCTCCAGGTTTTTTCTCGTCCTTTTCCGCGGTGTCTGTCACCCaacctgcgcggcgcgctcgaaTACTCGGGTTCGGCATGCTCCAGTACGATCTTGAGGTTGATCTGCCCTGTGGCCTGTGTGGCGTGTCTTTGGTTTCGCTCTTTCGCCTGTGAATTTCTGATTTGCGGACGCTTTCTGTTTCGTTATCCAGAGCTTGCGGAAATATTTCGTTTCGCTGTGAAGTCTGTTTTCCTCgtcccgtcgccgcggaggccacAGCTCCAACCGCGGGTGACGTACAAACAGCCGGTTCACGTGTGaccgcgcggcgcatgcagcccctAGTGGTACCTTCTTAGCCCAAACGGCCGCAATCGAGGGGATGTTTTTTTGCTTTTCCGTTGGTCCTGCGCATGTGGCGACAGCTCTCTCCCACAGGAGTTCTTGGTTGCtttcctccttcgcttctAAAGTGGGCGTGAGTGTGGAGGTTGCTTTGTCTGGAGTCAAGCCCTCGCTCTGTGTTGAGTTAGTTCGCGGGGGGTCCGCCGCAgtcggctgctgcagccgaaGAAACTCTAGAGACGTGCGGCGGCACACCTCCGGACACCGTGCAGGGGTGAACGGTGTCGAGAGAGCGTTCTTCTGGTCTTGGGCAGCCCCCTTTAGAGGCGACCACGGAGGCCGTCAGTCGGCGTTGACCTAAGtgactgcgcgcgcggcgtagACGCTTTCGTTCGTTGGTGAATCTGGGGGTTCACGCGGTGGTGCCGAATCCGCGACTACGGGACAGGTTGCCGTCACGATTTCCTGCTGCGGGCTGCTTTTCGCGGTTCATCACGCCAAACGCAACTCGAGCTGGGTTTCTTGAGCAAAAGCcacgcagcgcgtcgcgtgAGACAACGCGGAAGAAACCCGGCGCCAGCATGGCGAGTCAGATCAGCGGCGTTGGGCTCGTGGAAGGAGGTCGCGCGATGCATCTTCCTCATGCGAAACTCGGCACGGACGACGCGTgccgcgcggcagggcgAGAAGGTCAGgcccctgcagccgcgccggtcGCACCGCATGCGGCGGCTGAGCTCCAGTCCTCCGTCCCATGCGATGAGAGCCGAGTCGCAGCGCGCCCGTCCACCCGAGAAACCTCTTCAACGCCCTCGTCGACTTCAACGACGGAAGCCGAAGGGTCGGAGGAACTCCTGCCGTCAGCCAAGAGCCCTGCAGATTCTCCCCAGTCGCTGGAGACTCAcgaggcgaccgcgtccCCCGGTGTAGGCGGCCCTTCAGAGTCCTCGCTACTCACGGGACACCTCGTGAATGTGCGCAGCTGCCAGATGCCGGACGACGCGCGATCCTGTGGTGCCGATTCCCAGGCGGCAACCAGCCCTCTCTCAGATCCCCCCTTCGAGGCGGACTCCGCTAAAGCCCTGCCCGCCactgcgcgcgaggagaccggcggcggcccagCGTCATCGTCTGAGGAGACTTCGGCGAATCTTCAGGGAtggccctcgccgtcgtcgctttTAACTcactcgctgtcgctgccgcagcccgTGTTCGCGACCGCCCCCTCGCTGGCTGCGCTCGAatctgcagagacgacgcccACGTCGTCTGTCTCACCCTCTTCAGTCTCGCAGATCGCGAACTTGTCCCGCAGCTCACTGCTGCTTCTGGGCAGCCTCACCCCGCAtcagcagctcgcggcgctcgtgggcgcggcgagcggcggagcctgcgccgcgcactTGGGCTCCGCGGGCGGGGGGACCTCCCCAAAGGGCCTGGCCATTGACTGGCAGGCTGTGCTGGCGGGAGCCTCGGCCGAcgacgcctctgcagcctgcaGCCCGCTTCGAAGGAGTTCCTGCCTCAGCTCGCGGACCTacacgcgcgcgtcgtctaccatctcgctctctcctgaGTCGACTGTCAAGCGCCGAAAAACGAGCACTGGTGAAGTgtgcgacgccgacggcgcggctccgccgtcgtctttGCCCTCGCCCctttccgcggccgcccctcAAAACTCTCTGCTTTCTATGTTTGCATCTTCGCTCGCTTCGACTTCTCCGCTTCATTTCGCgactcctccgccgcccgcgctgggCGCGACTCGCGCAGATGCCGCAGGAAACAGTCTCGGGTGCCATGTGGCGACCCTCTCGCCCTCTTTGCTTTCTTGTTTGTCTTCGTCTCTagccgcctcggcctcgcctgccgcccccaCGGTGACCGCCGCCGAtctgctctccgcggctcttcAGCAACGGCAACTGGAAActgccgcgctgctgtcctacgcggcctcttcgtgctcgctgtctcccgcgctctccgccgacCTCGCGTCCCTCCCCGCGTCTGCCTGGTTGCGTGCGCAGAGGTCCCCCCcagccgccgcttcgccggtctctgcggcggctgccacTGCGCCCAAAGCGCCTGCGTGCCGCGCCTCGGAGTCGGCCGCAGGCTCGCAGGAGCCTGGCGCggacgtggaggcggcgctcgcgctgctgcagcagaatcCGCACCTCCTCGCGGAGCTCTCGCGACTCTcgagccccgcggcgcctcccaaGGACGCCGCGGGTCGCGGAGCCCTGCTGGAGGCCCAGACGCCTCCGGAGTCGAGCCGAgagggcgctgcgcagcaggctgacgcggcggcgccggacgAGCAGCAGCCCGCCGACCGGGAGATCTACGTCCACCGCGTGCGCAGGAGCCCGGAGGGCGCCAAGCCGGATGACAAGGTCCGCCTACGCGCCTTGAGCAAGGGCGTTCCAGtgccctctgcagcgtcgcctgGCGCGACGCTCGGTGAGGacttcgcggctcgcgcgcgccagtGTGAGCACGTGCCAGGTGTCTGCTTCGACCGCTGGAACCAGGGCTGGATCGCGACCTGGCGCGAGCATCGGCGGCCTGTCCACAAGCATTTTTCCGCAAAGAAATATGGCTttgaagaggcgcgcgcgctcgccatTGAACACCGGCAGCTCATGGTGGCCAAGCAGCAGGAGCagcaggccgctgcgcagacCGAGTTCTCGACTTCGCTGTCCGCGTCAGTCGACGCCCTCACCCCTcagcgcagaggctgcaAGTCGCCAGACGGtagcggcgcagccgccaccCTGACGGGCTCCTATGAGAGTGCGCGCGTAGGCCAGAGCAGGCTTcaaggcgagaaggcgccgggGGCGAGGGGCGACCTCGCTGCGAACGCAAGCCTCGAGACCCCGCGAAAAAACAgacccgccggcggcgcagcgcctcgcgacgCATCCGTCCCCAGCGGCGCAGTTGCAGAGCGGCTCAgtggcgctggaggagagAAGGCTGGGGGCGGAGAGCTGAGCTGGAGCCAGCTCGTCGCTCGCATGCCGAGAGTCGAGCGCGTGAGCTTCGACTTCACAAATCAGAGGTGAGCAGTCCTCCTTCGCCGAAGCAGCAGTCCCTGGCTACGCTTAGAGTCTAGGGTGCCTGGAATCGTTGACGTTGACAGTGAGAGGGTGAGAGGTCGCCCTGGGCATTCGTGCATGCGTGCACGTGCTTCAAAATGTACGGAGACGTCCGGCGCTGGGCGTTCAGGCATTCATCTACGTGCTTGCCTGGGCTCTGTGGATGTTTTCTCAGTTGGATCGCGCAGTGGAAGCAACAGGGCTGCACGACGTACCGCCGTTTCTCGGTCTCCAAGTTCGGCTTTTACGGGGCGCATCGGCTCGCGGTTGAGTTCAAGCAGCAGAACTACCACcctgtcgcctcgcagaagccagccgccagcgcggagAGCTTAGCCGCTCTCTCGTCTACGTCGCCGCTGACCGCGCGCTCGACTCGCACTGCCGACGAcaggctcgcctcctcgcggacTCCGAGTCTCGCAAGGCGCCAGAACTTGGCGaagggccgccgcgccggcgcgccgggcgagcTCGTTCAGGGCGTCATCCCTGTGAGAAGCGAGGAGGTCGCGATGAACGCCGCGGCAGGTGTGCTGCGCGGTCCGCTCGCGTCTGAACTGCCCAGCGTGCCCCGTCGCGGCATCGCGGAAGGCAAAACAGGGACCAAGACAGAAACCAACCCTTTTTCCccttcctgcggcgcgttCCCGGTCCCTCTGGCgggcctctcgccctccgcgtaCGCTCAGGTTCTCTCTGGCTCGTTCctcagcgacgccgcggccgcggtgcGCAGCCCgttgcagcagcggcagctcgcctcgcgggacGGGGCGGACCCCGATCAGCCCGTGGAGGCGGGGAGCACGCAGGCCTCCAGCGGGGCGGATTCGCCCATCGTGGCGGATCTGCATCCAGGGGGGTCGAAGAACTCTGCGGTggtgccccccccctctgtGAATGAAGCAGCGGCCTGCATGGCTTCAGGGCCCAATGTGCACTCAGAGACGCCGTCTCCGGTGCAATCTagctcgcttcctctctccaccTGGCACTCGGCACGgcaggcctcgccgctgGGGCGTCACccggagacgcccgcgggcgccgactgCGAAGTGgacgccgagccgcgcgactcCCCCGCGCCCCTTTCATCCTTTGCGCacctgccggcgtcgctcgcgtcgctgctgtcctCATCTACGCTGCCCGCCTGTCTGCCGGCGAGCgtgacgccgacgacgcgccgtgGACGAGCCAGCCCAAgtcccgcgtcgcgcgcgtctcagaAACGCCCTCGAGAGGCCAGGGAGCAGGAGGCTCGCCACGCGCTGGAGTCTCCCGCGGCCCTGacccgcggcctcgccgcgagttTTGCGTCTGCGGTCTGTCCAGGGGGACCTACGCCGGGCCTGGCCAGTAGAGGAAAGCCTACAGCTGCGGGCGAGTCCGCAGGCAGGGTCGTGAGCTCCTCCATGACAACTGCTCCCCACGAAGATGACGCCAGCGGCTCCAACGCATGGGTGAGCAGTCTCGTCGCACTTGGGCGCTGGGGTAGGGAGAGCGGGGGGCTGTGAAGCGACAGAGTTGTTATCTAGGAGACGCCAGGCGCCCCGTCCGTACCCGAAAATTCAGCTTGAGTGGCCTTCGAGAGAGTGTCTGTGTGTGAAAAGGTGCCTCGCACGAGAACGCGAGTCTCTCTCATCTAGAAATTCCACTCCAGGCTGTGTGTTGATGGCGTATGTGGCGGCTCGCGGTGGGCCGTCTTGATGAAGGCGGCAGGCCAGTTGTCGTATTGAGTGGGTGTCTACGTAGGATGTCGCCGCACGCGATGACGACTTGCGTCGCCTTAAGGTCAACTGCGTCCCCACAGTCTTTCGGGTTTTGCGTCTGTGCGCGGTGCCTCCTTCAGCTGGGGCTTCCTACCCCGTTCGCGGCGACCCCCGGAGACCCCGctctcgcgcacgcgtcgcgCTGGCCATCTCTGGCCTCGCAGTGCGtgtcgggcgccgcgtcgttcCCTTCCGAGTCGCAGGCGGCATCTGTccctgcgccgcaggagggcgacgacgcggcggcggcgctgcgtctaTACAAGATTGCGGTGTACTGCATGCTCACGGACCTGAAGACAAACTGCCTGGGAACGGTGTTTGCCTCGCTGCCCCATacgggcgagaaggaggcggcctcgctgaTTCAGCCCTCCGTGGAGCTGCTGGATCACCACATCCAGCGCGTAACCGGCGCCACTGGTCTCGAGCAGGTGGCGGCGTACGGGAACATATTCTTCGGCTGTCTAaaggcctcctcgctgcccaGTTCGTATTCCGGCAGCGAGCAGGCGGCCTTCCTCACCGCGCTAGCGAAGATGGAGGGCGGacctgcagacgcaggggCGCAAGCGGGGGTACCCGAAGTGCAgctgggcggccgcgcggcgcaggaccagacagaagcgcagagacgagaagaagcgtgCGTGGCGATCTAAGAAAGTGCTAAATCGGTATAAGAGCGTGCGACGCCGCAAGGCGGGGGCTGGGTGTCTAAAAAAAACTAGACTGGTCAGGACGCAGGGGCTCCAGGGAGACTCTGATGCGCCGAAGGTGGAGAGCAGCAGGAGACGAGCGGAAGGGGAGGACGTCCGAGTACAGGGCTGAGGTGGAGAAAGGCGAGAATGCATGTGGCATCTTGCGTGCTTGGCGGCGCCTTGTGGGTGGTGAGACCCCTGGTTTGTATACGTATTATGCGTATTTGCACGTATATGCGACGGGGAAGGGGCATCCACATGCGCGGTGCAGCGACCCACGAGGCGCACAAGGGTTGGTTGCACCAACCCTTGAAGCACGAGCTATGTACGTCGATTTGTTCTGCCCGAGGTCACGCATGTCTCAAGCGAGACGCAGTTCGATTCTGGTTCGCGTATATCTGTTTATATGGCGCGCGCACACAAACGGAAGGGGACGAGGGTCCGTTTCGCGAGGGGTGTCGCCCCGATGTTGGCGGCAGGGTCTCCTGGTGGTGTGCGTCGTGTACGGCGTGGCGCGTCTCCTGTGAGCAGAGCCTGGTTTCGTCTCACTCTGTTTTCAGTAGATGCGGAGCTAGGCGAACGTCTGCTGGTTCTATCTCTGGTGCAAAGCGAATGACCGTGCATTTTCCCCGgtctgtttttttctgcggcgccagacGAGGTCCTCCTCAACGGGCGGGTTGCTTGTCGCCCTGCGTCCTCACACCTGGACAGGGGCTGTCCTGCCTGTCGTCCCTGTTGTTTTTCGTCGCCAATATCCACCGGGCCTGTTTTTACTCGCCATCGCCATGTGTTTTTGTTAGCCGCCAATCTGGGATTCCGCAGATGCGAGACGCACCCTGTCCAACTGGCGACCGAGCGAGGTATGTCTTTCCTTCTGTTGGGTTTCTTCCCCGGCCTTTTTCTCGAGTCTTCTCCTCAACACAGTCCCTCCAGGTTCAGCCAGGAAGGAAAGGGCACTAGAACGAGTCTTCTCTGCTGGCAGGCAGGGGATTAAGGGAAATCTTTGCTttcgcgtcgctggcggtgCTCGTCGGCGCGAAAGGATGTCTCCACGCCTTGTCACTCTGCGCTCCTCTGGCGAACAGAGAGGCTGCGCATAGTCGGAGGAGGagatcttcttcctctttttttctcgtcgcatgcagagagaacGGGAGAGGAAAATGCTTTTTCGTTCTCGCCTCGTGTGCACGAACCAAAATCCCTCCATTGTCATTGTGAAGAAAAAAGCGATCGGCGAGTCTCTCGCCGTCACAGGCCTCCA
This window harbors:
- a CDS encoding hypothetical protein (encoded by transcript BESB_034410), whose protein sequence is MASQISGVGLVEGGRAMHLPHAKLGTDDACRAAGREGQAPAAAPVAPHAAAELQSSVPCDESRVAARPSTRETSSTPSSTSTTEAEGSEELLPSAKSPADSPQSLETHEATASPGVGGPSESSLLTGHLVNVRSCQMPDDARSCGADSQAATSPLSDPPFEADSAKALPATAREETGGGPASSSEETSANLQGWPSPSSLLTHSLSLPQPVFATAPSLAALESAETTPTSSVSPSSVSQIANLSRSSLLLLGSLTPHQQLAALVGAASGGACAAHLGSAGGGTSPKGLAIDWQAVLAGASADDASAACSPLRRSSCLSSRTYTRASSTISLSPESTVKRRKTSTGEVCDADGAAPPSSLPSPLSAAAPQNSLLSMFASSLASTSPLHFATPPPPALGATRADAAGNSLGCHVATLSPSLLSCLSSSLAASASPAAPTVTAADLLSAALQQRQLETAALLSYAASSCSLSPALSADLASLPASAWLRAQRSPPAAASPVSAAAATAPKAPACRASESAAGSQEPGADVEAALALLQQNPHLLAELSRLSSPAAPPKDAAGRGALLEAQTPPESSREGAAQQADAAAPDEQQPADREIYVHRVRRSPEGAKPDDKVRLRALSKGVPVPSAASPGATLGEDFAARARQCEHVPGVCFDRWNQGWIATWREHRRPVHKHFSAKKYGFEEARALAIEHRQLMVAKQQEQQAAAQTEFSTSLSASVDALTPQRRGCKSPDGSGAAATLTGSYESARVGQSRLQGEKAPGARGDLAANASLETPRKNRPAGGAAPRDASVPSGAVAERLSGAGGEKAGGGELSWSQLVARMPRVERVSFDFTNQSWIAQWKQQGCTTYRRFSVSKFGFYGAHRLAVEFKQQNYHPVASQKPAASAESLAALSSTSPLTARSTRTADDRLASSRTPSLARRQNLAKGRRAGAPGELVQGVIPVRSEEVAMNAAAGVLRGPLASELPSVPRRGIAEGKTGTKTETNPFSPSCGAFPVPLAGLSPSAYAQVLSGSFLSDAAAAVRSPLQQRQLASRDGADPDQPVEAGSTQASSGADSPIVADLHPGGSKNSAVVPPPSVNEAAACMASGPNVHSETPSPVQSSSLPLSTWHSARQASPLGRHPETPAGADCEVDAEPRDSPAPLSSFAHLPASLASLLSSSTLPACLPASVTPTTRRGRASPSPASRASQKRPREAREQEARHALESPAALTRGLAASFASAVCPGGPTPGLASRGKPTAAGESAGRVVSSSMTTAPHEDDASGSNAWLGLPTPFAATPGDPALAHASRWPSLASQCVSGAASFPSESQAASVPAPQEGDDAAAALRLYKIAVYCMLTDLKTNCLGTVFASLPHTGEKEAASLIQPSVELLDHHIQRVTGATGLEQVAAYGNIFFGCLKASSLPSSYSGSEQAAFLTALAKMEGGPADAGAQAGVPEVQLGGRAAQDQTEAQRREEACVAI